From one Sphingomonas xanthus genomic stretch:
- a CDS encoding AcrB/AcrD/AcrF family protein codes for MLDRHWRLLILLAWLAYAIVVISARSGLIHNFALGDTDDNLRMAQVRALLGGQGWFDLVQHRFDPVHGGANIHWSRLVDLPIAAIILAMTPLVGGADAERIAAATSPLLPLLPLMFALALTTQRLVHPRAWPLPLIGLLCAYSTIGMFAPLRLDHHGWQLALLAVAVSGIADPRRARGGATLGIASGMSLAIGLEMLIYLALLGGATVLLWVADRNERRRLAAYAAAMVATTGLGYLLFASEANRLAVCDALSPVWLGDAAVGGTIMLALAALRLDSWKARLGAAALGGAILAGFHALAWPHCLERLEGVSAEATELWLDRVREARPFYRHAWRTGVVVLALPVAGLFGWVLLIWRARREGDRQRLARTLAVALPACTAFALLFWQIRAGPAAQLMALPATAALVVFIAAPWMKAPQLWKHALGVLLILTGLGAAVPLGLGLVPKEKTDAMAAKVSAANRRCPSLAALAPIARQPKGVVFSFIDLGPRLIVTTHHDAIGGPYHRNDRAIADVMKAFRGDEAQARRIITGYGSDYLLVCPNMSTATIFMSEAPNGFYGQLMKDKIPAWLEPVQLPADSPFRMWRVVR; via the coding sequence ATGCTCGACCGTCACTGGCGGCTACTGATCCTGCTCGCCTGGCTCGCCTATGCCATAGTCGTAATCTCGGCCCGGTCGGGCCTCATCCATAATTTCGCGCTTGGCGATACCGACGACAATTTGCGCATGGCTCAGGTCCGTGCATTGCTCGGTGGGCAGGGCTGGTTCGATCTGGTCCAGCATCGCTTTGACCCGGTTCATGGTGGCGCCAACATCCACTGGTCACGGCTCGTCGACCTTCCGATTGCGGCAATCATCCTGGCGATGACTCCGCTGGTTGGCGGGGCCGATGCCGAACGGATTGCGGCGGCAACCTCGCCCTTGCTGCCCTTACTTCCCCTGATGTTCGCGCTGGCGCTCACCACGCAGCGGCTTGTCCATCCCCGAGCCTGGCCGCTTCCGCTCATTGGCCTGCTCTGCGCTTATTCGACGATCGGCATGTTCGCGCCGCTGAGGCTCGACCATCATGGCTGGCAACTGGCGCTGCTTGCGGTTGCCGTGTCGGGAATCGCCGATCCTCGCCGGGCCCGCGGCGGGGCGACGTTGGGGATCGCTAGCGGCATGTCGCTTGCGATCGGCCTGGAGATGCTGATCTACCTCGCCCTGCTCGGCGGTGCGACGGTGTTGCTATGGGTTGCCGACCGCAACGAACGGCGGCGGCTTGCAGCTTATGCCGCTGCGATGGTGGCCACGACCGGTCTGGGCTACCTGCTGTTCGCGTCGGAGGCCAACCGGCTGGCGGTCTGCGACGCGCTCTCGCCGGTATGGCTTGGCGACGCAGCTGTCGGCGGGACCATAATGCTGGCACTGGCGGCGCTCAGGCTCGACAGCTGGAAGGCGCGGCTTGGCGCCGCGGCGCTCGGGGGCGCGATCCTCGCCGGCTTTCACGCCCTGGCCTGGCCGCACTGCCTGGAACGGCTCGAAGGGGTGTCAGCCGAGGCGACCGAACTCTGGCTCGACAGGGTGCGTGAGGCTCGGCCCTTCTACCGTCACGCCTGGCGAACCGGAGTGGTGGTGCTTGCGCTGCCGGTTGCCGGCCTGTTCGGTTGGGTACTGCTGATCTGGCGGGCAAGGCGCGAAGGGGACCGGCAGCGTCTGGCCCGCACGCTGGCGGTCGCGCTGCCTGCCTGCACGGCCTTCGCCCTTCTTTTCTGGCAGATTCGAGCGGGCCCGGCCGCGCAGTTGATGGCGCTTCCTGCGACCGCGGCGCTCGTCGTGTTCATCGCCGCGCCCTGGATGAAGGCGCCGCAGTTGTGGAAACATGCGCTGGGCGTCCTGCTGATCCTCACCGGTCTCGGCGCGGCCGTGCCGCTCGGGCTGGGGCTGGTGCCCAAGGAAAAGACGGATGCGATGGCCGCCAAGGTCAGCGCGGCGAACCGCCGCTGCCCCTCACTGGCGGCACTGGCACCGATCGCGCGCCAACCGAAGGGCGTGGTGTTCAGCTTCATTGACCTCGGCCCACGGCTCATCGTCACCACCCATCATGACGCGATCGGCGGGCCCTATCATCGCAACGACCGCGCCATTGCCGACGTGATGAAGGCGTTTCGCGGCGATGAGGCGCAGGCACGCCGGATCATTACCGGTTACGGGAGCGATTATCTGCTGGTCTGCCCCAATATGTCGACGGCGACGATCTTCATGTCGGAGGCTCCGAACGGCTTTTACGGACAGCTGATGAAGGACAAGATTCCGGCCTGGCTTGAACCGGTCCAGCTTCCGGCCGACTCCCCGTTCAGAATGTGGCGCGTGGTCCGCTAG
- a CDS encoding argininosuccinate synthase — protein sequence MADKINRVVLAFSGGLDTSVILKWLQQTYGCEVVTFTADLGQGEELGPARHKAQLMGVKPEHIFIDDLREEFVADYVFPMMRANALYEGLYLLGTSIARPLIAKRQIEIAHAVGADAVSHGATGKGNDQVRFELGYYALDPTIRVIAPWREWDLGSRTALIDFAEKNQIPVPTDKRGESPFSTDANLLHTSSEGKVLEDPWTEVPDYVFSRTDDLVAAPDTPEEITIDFSQGDGVAVNGEALSPAALLARLNALGKRHGIGRLDLVENRFVGMKSRGMYETPGGTIYHAAHRAIEQLTLDRGAAHLKDELMPRYAELVYNGFWFSPEREMLQAAIDHSQAKVDGTVRLKLYKGGVHISGRKSPHSLYSERHVTFEDDAGAYDQRDAEGFIKLNALRLRLLGQRDR from the coding sequence ATGGCCGACAAGATCAATCGCGTCGTGCTCGCCTTTTCGGGCGGTCTGGATACGAGCGTGATCCTGAAATGGCTGCAGCAAACCTATGGCTGCGAGGTGGTGACCTTCACCGCCGACCTCGGCCAGGGCGAGGAACTGGGCCCGGCGCGGCACAAGGCCCAACTGATGGGCGTAAAGCCCGAACATATCTTCATCGACGACCTGCGCGAAGAATTCGTCGCCGACTATGTCTTCCCGATGATGCGCGCCAATGCGCTTTACGAAGGCCTCTATCTGCTCGGTACCTCGATCGCCCGGCCGCTGATTGCGAAACGACAAATCGAAATTGCCCATGCGGTCGGCGCCGACGCGGTCAGCCATGGCGCGACGGGAAAGGGCAACGACCAAGTGCGTTTCGAACTTGGCTATTATGCGCTCGACCCGACCATCCGGGTGATCGCGCCGTGGCGCGAATGGGATTTGGGCAGCCGTACCGCGCTGATCGATTTTGCCGAGAAGAACCAGATCCCGGTTCCAACGGACAAGCGCGGCGAAAGCCCCTTTTCGACCGATGCCAACCTGCTTCACACCTCGTCCGAGGGGAAGGTGCTGGAAGATCCCTGGACCGAGGTGCCGGACTATGTATTTTCGCGCACCGACGATCTTGTCGCGGCGCCCGATACGCCCGAGGAAATCACCATCGACTTTAGCCAGGGCGACGGCGTTGCGGTCAATGGCGAGGCGTTGAGCCCGGCGGCGCTGCTGGCCCGCCTCAACGCACTCGGCAAGCGCCATGGCATCGGCCGGCTCGACCTGGTCGAAAATCGCTTCGTCGGCATGAAAAGCCGCGGCATGTATGAAACGCCGGGCGGAACCATCTATCATGCCGCGCACCGGGCGATCGAGCAGCTCACCCTCGACCGCGGCGCCGCGCATCTGAAGGATGAGCTGATGCCGCGCTATGCCGAACTGGTCTATAACGGTTTCTGGTTCTCTCCGGAGCGCGAAATGCTCCAGGCAGCGATCGACCATAGCCAGGCCAAGGTCGACGGCACGGTGCGGTTGAAACTGTACAAGGGCGGGGTGCACATCAGCGGCCGCAAGTCGCCGCACAGCCTGTACAGCGAACGCCATGTCACGTTCGAGGATGACGCCGGCGCCTATGACCAGCGCGACGCCGAGGGCTTCATCAAGCTAAACGCCCTGCGCTTGCGCCTGCTCGGGCAACGCGACCGCTAG
- a CDS encoding YybH family protein — MIEALLLAAANPAMRAIDAERAFAAQAQEAGQWTAFRNWSAPEAIMFTPNAGSAQAFLNDRKDPPIAVYWWPGRSFVSCDGNLAVNSGPWVREGGKTVGYFTTVWQRQPDGGWKWLLDHGDSLPAMRAEGGDIEPAVAACSKPVPSKPPRGTGAATEAGGGSSKDGTLHWGWTVEQDGSRNVFAMLWDGKEHRMVIDDKVAPGR, encoded by the coding sequence ATGATCGAAGCGCTGCTGCTGGCTGCCGCCAATCCCGCGATGCGGGCAATCGACGCCGAGCGCGCCTTCGCCGCCCAAGCGCAGGAGGCCGGGCAATGGACCGCCTTTCGCAACTGGTCGGCGCCCGAGGCGATCATGTTTACGCCGAATGCCGGCAGTGCGCAGGCCTTCCTCAACGACCGCAAGGACCCGCCTATCGCCGTCTACTGGTGGCCGGGGCGCAGCTTCGTCAGCTGTGACGGCAACCTTGCGGTCAACAGCGGTCCTTGGGTCCGCGAGGGCGGAAAGACGGTCGGCTATTTCACCACCGTGTGGCAGCGGCAGCCCGACGGCGGCTGGAAATGGCTGCTGGACCATGGCGACAGCTTGCCGGCAATGCGCGCCGAGGGCGGAGACATTGAGCCGGCTGTGGCCGCTTGTTCCAAGCCTGTCCCGTCCAAACCCCCGCGCGGCACTGGCGCGGCGACGGAGGCCGGCGGAGGATCGAGCAAGGATGGGACTCTGCATTGGGGCTGGACGGTGGAGCAGGACGGCAGCCGCAACGTTTTCGCCATGCTGTGGGATGGTAAGGAACATCGTATGGTGATCGACGACAAGGTAGCCCCCGGTCGATGA
- a CDS encoding MarC family protein: MIELFTSAFLTLAVIIDPPGCAPIFASLTSGADAAHRRKMAIRSALIAWCILMFFALLGEALLDKLGISLSAFRLAGGIMLFMIALDMVFERRTERREERAEEIKGTPEAEDISVFPMAIPMIAGPGSIASIMLLSARAKGTAEGLVVFGAMTAVILLTLLALLAAGPLMKLIGAKLEAMITRILGVILAALAAQFVLDGLERSLPGLAG; the protein is encoded by the coding sequence ATGATCGAACTCTTCACCAGCGCCTTCCTCACACTGGCGGTGATCATCGATCCGCCCGGTTGCGCGCCGATCTTCGCTTCCTTGACCAGCGGCGCCGACGCGGCACACCGCCGCAAGATGGCGATCCGCTCGGCGCTGATCGCCTGGTGCATCCTGATGTTCTTTGCCCTGCTTGGCGAAGCCTTGCTGGACAAGCTCGGCATCTCGCTGAGCGCGTTCCGCCTTGCCGGCGGGATCATGCTGTTCATGATCGCCCTCGACATGGTGTTCGAACGGCGGACCGAACGGCGCGAGGAACGAGCCGAGGAGATCAAGGGCACGCCCGAAGCCGAGGATATCAGCGTCTTCCCCATGGCCATCCCGATGATCGCCGGGCCAGGATCGATCGCGTCGATCATGCTGCTCAGCGCGCGCGCCAAGGGCACCGCGGAGGGGCTCGTGGTGTTTGGCGCGATGACCGCGGTGATCCTGCTCACCCTCCTAGCCCTGCTAGCGGCCGGGCCGCTGATGAAGCTGATCGGCGCCAAGCTGGAAGCGATGATCACCCGCATTCTCGGCGTGATCCTTGCCGCGCTGGCCGCGCAGTTCGTGCTCGACGGACTGGAACGTAGCCTGCCCGGCCTTGCCGGCTAG
- a CDS encoding S46 family peptidase: MKICRALRASTAFAAILALPLSAARADEGMWTFDSFPAAKMRADYGWAPDQVWLDKVRAAAVRLTGGCSASFVSDAGLILTNHHCVATCIEQNSTADANILKTGFTARTREEEKKCAGQQAELVTSIRDVSEQVKQAIGTQAGEAAIKARSAILASLESSGCPDTARTRCQVVSLYGGGQYKLYTYRKFSDVRLVWAPEAQAAQFGGDPDNFNFPRYSMDASFLRAYEDGKAVATPNHLEWSARAPIDGEATFVVGNPGSTQRLLTSEQLAFQRELALPITLTIFSELRGRLIAAMDSSPEKAREGAETLGGIENSLKVYIGRVKALGDPAFTGRLAAAEADLKRRSAGNAAIGNPWADIAGAVRAYRDFYVADRFSLPSGELFNYAVTLVRAADERAKPNAERLPGYSDSALPLVEKRLLDAKPIHPWLDQLMMEWSLSKAREYLGADDPQTRLMLGMESPEGLAERLVSGTRLADPSVRKALWEGGAAAIAASTDPMIVYARSIDANDRDLQKRYDELVDAPLTSAQAKLADARFAAFGDTIYPDATFTLRISYGRVQGWTERGQKVPTRTALGGTFDRATGAEPFDLPAAFVKHQARIDKKAAYNFVTTNDIIGGNSGSPVIDRSGKVIGAAFDGNIHSLGGNYGYDATLNRTVVVSTDAIQEALEKIYPAPHLVAELRR, from the coding sequence ATGAAGATTTGCCGCGCGTTGCGCGCCAGTACCGCTTTCGCCGCGATCCTCGCATTGCCGCTCAGTGCCGCCCGCGCCGACGAGGGCATGTGGACGTTCGATTCATTTCCGGCTGCAAAGATGCGCGCCGACTATGGCTGGGCGCCCGATCAGGTCTGGCTCGACAAGGTTCGCGCAGCCGCGGTTCGGCTGACCGGCGGCTGTTCGGCCAGCTTCGTGTCCGACGCTGGCCTGATCCTCACCAATCACCACTGCGTCGCGACCTGCATCGAACAAAATTCGACCGCCGATGCCAACATCCTAAAGACAGGCTTCACCGCCCGCACCCGCGAGGAAGAGAAGAAATGTGCCGGCCAGCAGGCCGAGCTGGTCACATCGATCCGCGACGTATCCGAGCAAGTGAAACAGGCGATCGGCACCCAGGCGGGCGAAGCGGCAATCAAGGCGCGTTCGGCAATCCTGGCCTCGCTCGAATCCTCGGGCTGTCCCGATACGGCAAGGACTCGCTGCCAGGTAGTCAGCCTTTATGGCGGAGGCCAGTACAAGCTTTATACCTATCGCAAGTTTAGCGACGTGCGCCTGGTCTGGGCACCCGAGGCGCAGGCCGCCCAGTTCGGCGGCGATCCCGACAATTTCAACTTTCCCCGGTACTCGATGGATGCCAGTTTCCTGCGTGCCTATGAGGACGGCAAAGCGGTAGCTACGCCCAACCATCTGGAATGGAGCGCCCGCGCGCCGATCGATGGCGAAGCGACCTTCGTCGTTGGCAATCCCGGGTCGACCCAGCGGCTGCTGACCAGCGAGCAGCTGGCTTTCCAGCGCGAGCTTGCCCTGCCGATTACCCTGACCATCTTCTCCGAGCTTCGCGGTCGATTGATCGCGGCAATGGATTCGAGTCCCGAAAAGGCGCGCGAAGGCGCCGAAACGTTGGGCGGGATCGAAAACAGCCTCAAGGTCTACATTGGCCGGGTGAAAGCGCTCGGCGATCCGGCCTTTACCGGCCGGCTGGCCGCGGCCGAGGCGGATCTGAAGCGCCGCAGCGCCGGCAATGCCGCAATCGGCAACCCCTGGGCCGATATCGCCGGCGCTGTCCGCGCCTATCGCGACTTCTACGTGGCCGACCGGTTCTCGCTGCCTTCGGGCGAATTGTTCAACTATGCCGTGACGCTAGTCCGAGCCGCCGACGAACGGGCCAAGCCCAATGCCGAGCGGCTGCCCGGATATTCGGACTCGGCGCTGCCGCTGGTCGAGAAGCGATTGCTCGATGCAAAGCCCATCCATCCCTGGCTTGACCAACTGATGATGGAATGGTCCTTGAGCAAGGCCCGCGAATATCTTGGCGCCGACGATCCGCAGACGAGGCTGATGCTGGGCATGGAATCGCCAGAAGGCCTTGCGGAGCGGCTGGTCAGCGGCACCAGGCTGGCCGATCCGTCGGTTCGCAAGGCACTGTGGGAAGGCGGCGCGGCCGCCATCGCCGCCTCGACCGACCCGATGATCGTTTACGCGCGCTCAATCGACGCCAACGACCGCGACCTTCAGAAAAGATATGATGAGCTGGTCGATGCGCCACTGACCTCGGCCCAGGCCAAGCTCGCCGACGCGCGCTTCGCCGCCTTCGGTGACACGATCTACCCTGACGCGACCTTTACGCTCCGGATCAGCTACGGACGGGTGCAGGGCTGGACCGAGCGTGGCCAGAAGGTCCCGACCCGCACGGCGCTGGGCGGCACCTTTGACCGGGCGACCGGCGCCGAGCCGTTCGATTTGCCAGCGGCCTTCGTCAAACACCAGGCCCGGATCGACAAGAAAGCGGCCTACAATTTCGTCACGACCAACGACATTATCGGGGGCAATTCTGGATCGCCGGTAATCGACCGGTCGGGAAAGGTCATCGGTGCGGCGTTCGATGGCAACATCCACAGCCTCGGTGGCAATTATGGCTATGACGCGACGCTCAATCGCACCGTCGTCGTCTCGACCGACGCCATCCAGGAGGCGCTGGAGAAAATCTATCCCGCGCCGCATCTCGTCGCCGAACTTCGCCGGTAG
- a CDS encoding GtrA family protein — protein MIQSALQSLPPDRRAMLHQLIRYALAGFAITVAVAGSYWAITDLGSVDPMVSFTIVFLVFSAISYFTHGEFSFRGHGQRDRHHVRMGRFFAVNLLGYLVNQGFIWLLVKQLGGPTWWPTLPMLFVTPLLTFALHRRFVYA, from the coding sequence ATGATCCAGTCGGCGCTCCAATCACTGCCTCCCGATCGGCGGGCGATGCTGCACCAACTGATCCGCTATGCCCTGGCCGGCTTCGCGATCACCGTTGCGGTTGCCGGCAGTTACTGGGCGATCACCGACCTTGGCAGCGTCGACCCGATGGTCAGTTTTACCATCGTGTTCCTCGTCTTTTCAGCGATCAGCTATTTTACCCATGGCGAATTCAGCTTTCGAGGCCATGGCCAGCGCGACCGGCACCACGTGCGGATGGGTCGCTTTTTCGCGGTCAATCTCCTGGGGTATCTGGTCAACCAGGGCTTCATCTGGCTGCTGGTGAAACAGCTCGGCGGCCCGACCTGGTGGCCGACTCTGCCGATGCTGTTCGTGACGCCGCTCTTGACCTTCGCCCTCCATCGCCGCTTCGTCTACGCATGA
- a CDS encoding class I SAM-dependent methyltransferase, with amino-acid sequence MERKVYDQMAMLDGQHWWFTARRRILDGIIERNVMPPRDARILELGAGTGHNLAMLSRFGTVEASELDYGARELASKRLGREVVSAALPDLSMFPQGTYDLIALLDVLEHVTDDKGSLRAIWERLKPGGALLLTVPANPWMWSAHDVAHHHHRRYRKRELARLAEDAGFEIALLSPFNSLLFPPIAAVRLLGKLTGKDDSDDALPSKPVNMVLDRVFGLERGLIGRVPMPFGVSLVAVLRRPNA; translated from the coding sequence ATGGAGCGCAAGGTTTACGACCAGATGGCGATGCTTGACGGGCAGCATTGGTGGTTCACTGCCCGCCGCCGAATCCTCGACGGCATCATCGAGCGGAACGTCATGCCGCCGCGGGATGCCCGAATCCTCGAACTGGGCGCGGGCACCGGCCACAACCTCGCCATGCTCTCCCGTTTCGGAACGGTTGAGGCGAGCGAACTCGACTACGGCGCGCGCGAACTGGCCAGCAAGCGGCTCGGCCGCGAAGTCGTTTCGGCAGCGCTTCCCGACCTGTCGATGTTCCCGCAAGGCACCTACGACCTCATCGCCCTGCTCGACGTGCTTGAACATGTCACCGACGACAAGGGTTCTCTCCGCGCCATCTGGGAGCGGCTGAAGCCGGGCGGCGCGCTGTTGCTGACGGTCCCGGCCAATCCCTGGATGTGGAGCGCCCATGACGTCGCGCACCACCATCATCGTCGCTATCGCAAGCGCGAACTTGCCCGGCTTGCCGAGGATGCCGGCTTCGAAATCGCGCTTCTGTCGCCCTTCAACAGTCTGCTGTTTCCGCCGATCGCCGCGGTGCGCCTGCTCGGCAAGCTGACCGGCAAGGACGACAGCGATGACGCGCTCCCCTCAAAGCCGGTAAACATGGTCCTGGACCGTGTGTTCGGGCTGGAGCGGGGGCTGATCGGCCGAGTGCCGATGCCCTTCGGCGTCAGCCTGGTGGCCGTTCTTCGCCGCCCGAACGCTTGA
- a CDS encoding glycosyltransferase family 2 protein produces the protein MSGVEFSLIIPVKDEEAAIAPCLARVVAVLEALDDPVAHSFEILFIDDGSSDATLDMIRKANAADPRIRAISLSRNFGKEAALSAGLDAARGAAVVPLDVDLQDPPEALPKMIAEWRAGYDVVCGVRDNRQTDTLPKRITADFYYRAHNWLSDDKIPEHAGDFRLLDRKVVEVIRRMPERNRFMKGLFAWAGFKQTAVSYHREERKHGRTKYNYWKLWTLAIDGITSASTVPLRIWSYLGGLVALGALAYALFIIVRTLTTGIIVPGYASLMVAILFLGGLQLLSLGVLGEYVGRILTETKGRPLYIVRERIGD, from the coding sequence ATGAGCGGCGTAGAGTTCAGCCTGATCATTCCGGTCAAGGACGAGGAAGCGGCAATCGCGCCGTGCCTCGCCCGCGTCGTGGCCGTGCTTGAAGCGCTCGACGATCCGGTCGCCCACTCCTTTGAAATCCTGTTCATCGACGATGGAAGCAGCGATGCGACCCTCGACATGATCCGCAAGGCAAATGCCGCGGACCCCCGTATTCGCGCCATCTCCCTGTCCCGCAATTTCGGCAAGGAAGCGGCGCTTTCGGCGGGCCTCGACGCAGCGCGCGGAGCGGCAGTCGTGCCGCTCGACGTTGACCTGCAGGATCCCCCCGAAGCCCTGCCGAAAATGATCGCCGAGTGGCGGGCCGGCTATGATGTCGTGTGCGGAGTGCGCGACAATCGGCAAACTGACACACTGCCCAAGCGGATCACCGCCGACTTCTATTATCGGGCGCATAATTGGCTCAGCGACGACAAGATCCCCGAACATGCCGGCGACTTCCGCCTGCTCGATCGCAAGGTGGTCGAAGTGATCCGCAGGATGCCGGAGCGCAACCGCTTCATGAAGGGGCTGTTTGCCTGGGCTGGCTTCAAGCAAACTGCGGTCAGCTATCACCGCGAAGAGCGCAAGCATGGCCGAACCAAATATAATTACTGGAAGCTGTGGACGCTGGCGATCGACGGAATCACCTCGGCCTCGACGGTTCCGCTGCGCATCTGGAGCTATCTGGGCGGTCTGGTCGCGCTCGGCGCGCTGGCTTATGCGCTGTTCATCATCGTCCGCACGCTGACCACCGGGATCATCGTTCCCGGCTACGCCTCCTTAATGGTCGCCATCCTGTTCCTCGGCGGATTACAGCTGCTCTCGCTTGGCGTGCTGGGCGAATATGTCGGGCGCATCCTTACCGAAACCAAGGGACGGCCATTGTATATCGTTCGGGAACGGATCGGCGACTGA
- a CDS encoding EF-hand domain-containing protein: protein MKYSLIAAALATVAGAAIAQSSPAPTAKAMMADKVMTRAEVPVKVREHFARVDADKDGVITKDEVAKLGDRAGGSHFRHEMRERGNPAEAFDRLDADKDGMISREEFGKAREKRIERRVVIRERAKEAAADGQPQKMRSHRMGGMGHGRMLAMADANKDGRTTLAEAEAMALQHFDRMDANNDGQVTPEERRAGRPVIIKQVIEKKQAS, encoded by the coding sequence ATGAAATATTCCCTGATTGCCGCAGCGCTAGCGACCGTCGCGGGAGCGGCGATTGCTCAGAGCAGCCCGGCACCGACCGCAAAGGCGATGATGGCCGACAAGGTGATGACCCGAGCGGAAGTGCCCGTGAAGGTGCGCGAACATTTTGCCCGCGTCGACGCCGACAAGGATGGCGTCATCACCAAGGACGAGGTCGCCAAGCTGGGCGATCGGGCCGGCGGCTCGCACTTCCGCCATGAGATGCGCGAAAGGGGCAACCCTGCCGAAGCGTTTGATCGCCTTGATGCCGACAAGGACGGCATGATCAGCCGCGAAGAATTCGGCAAGGCGCGCGAAAAACGGATCGAGCGTCGCGTGGTAATCAGGGAACGGGCCAAGGAAGCGGCCGCCGACGGCCAGCCGCAGAAGATGCGCTCGCACCGGATGGGCGGGATGGGCCATGGCAGGATGCTGGCGATGGCCGATGCGAACAAGGATGGCCGGACGACGCTGGCCGAAGCCGAGGCCATGGCGCTTCAGCATTTCGACCGGATGGATGCCAACAATGATGGCCAGGTCACCCCGGAAGAGCGGCGGGCCGGCCGCCCGGTGATCATCAAGCAGGTCATCGAGAAAAAGCAGGCCAGCTGA